One genomic segment of Rivularia sp. PCC 7116 includes these proteins:
- a CDS encoding hybrid sensor histidine kinase/response regulator, which yields MSIQDSQVLDRILAVDDIPDNLFLVQALLESEGYEVKLVTDGGTAIKEVKKTPPSLILLDVMMPEIDGYEVTRRIRSITDDNYIPILLVTAFDDVSVVEGLDAGADDFIRKPFDTDELLARVRSLLRLKHSIDAQKQMARQREDFVSRLTHDLRTPLVAADRMLNLFLQETFCKISPEMKKAIAAMVRSNNNLLEMVNTLLEVSRFEAGKKTMNFESCSMYSIVEEVVQELSPLAEERDLQLEFKNNLTEESKDKSAVNGDRLELRRVVSNLIGNAIKFTDEGQIEVRLSEFTSNAGEEWVKVDVEDTGYGIAEEDKTTIFERFRSGKNKRSGSGLGLHLSNRIAETHNAKIEFSSELGKGSIFTVVLPKASED from the coding sequence ATGTCAATTCAAGATTCGCAGGTATTAGACCGTATATTAGCAGTTGACGATATCCCCGACAATCTGTTTTTAGTCCAGGCACTTTTAGAAAGCGAAGGATACGAAGTTAAATTAGTAACTGATGGTGGAACAGCAATAAAAGAAGTTAAGAAAACTCCACCAAGTTTGATACTTTTAGATGTAATGATGCCGGAAATCGATGGTTACGAAGTTACCCGACGTATTCGCAGCATTACTGATGATAACTATATTCCTATCTTATTAGTTACAGCTTTTGACGACGTTAGCGTTGTTGAGGGTTTGGATGCTGGTGCAGATGACTTTATCCGTAAACCTTTTGATACTGACGAGCTACTTGCCAGAGTACGCAGTCTTCTGCGCCTTAAGCATAGCATCGACGCACAGAAACAAATGGCTCGTCAGCGTGAAGATTTTGTTTCCCGCTTAACACATGATTTACGAACCCCTTTGGTTGCTGCGGATAGAATGCTCAATCTGTTTTTGCAAGAAACATTTTGCAAAATTTCCCCCGAAATGAAAAAGGCGATCGCTGCAATGGTTCGTAGTAATAATAATTTATTGGAAATGGTGAATACATTGCTAGAGGTATCGCGGTTTGAAGCAGGGAAAAAAACCATGAACTTTGAAAGCTGTAGCATGTATTCTATAGTTGAGGAAGTAGTTCAGGAGTTGAGTCCCTTAGCTGAAGAAAGAGATTTGCAGCTTGAATTCAAAAATAATTTAACCGAAGAAAGTAAAGATAAGAGTGCAGTAAATGGTGATAGATTAGAATTGCGGCGTGTAGTTAGTAACTTAATTGGGAATGCAATCAAATTTACCGATGAAGGTCAAATAGAAGTACGTTTATCCGAATTTACATCTAATGCCGGAGAAGAATGGGTAAAAGTAGATGTAGAAGATACGGGATATGGAATAGCAGAGGAAGACAAAACAACTATATTTGAACGTTTTCGCTCCGGTAAAAACAAACGTTCTGGCAGCGGTTTGGGACTTCATCTATCCAACAGAATTGCAGAAACTCACAATGCAAAAATAGAGTTTTCTTCCGAACTTGGCAAAGGTAGCATATTTACAGTTGTACTACCAAAAGCATCAGAAGATTAA
- a CDS encoding hybrid sensor histidine kinase/response regulator, with protein MDEKLKILIIEDDEIARTKILRAFNNYGLEQKQLEIVASHKGIDTFEDNYFDFVFLGNCGSHAQAIDLLKELTNFKKLVPIIAIVENNDELSAKQFIEAGAIDYLKKSSFSKEILESALRNALRIYGIQAQLNRLHQQLEQNNKLILNQKQQIEQQQQQIAIQKIKLTEVFELKSQFLATISHELRTPMNAIIGFSQLLLRPKCGIISKPQKDMVERILNNGKNLLMLLNEVLDYSKLQAEKLELKPERFDLAKLVKVTVADMHSFAEAKKLSVNVDISLENPTLYNDSLRVRQILNKLLSNAIKFTPNGCVEIKVTDISDNNIELVVADTGIGIAPENIQHIFEPFKQLDQSTNRKFEGTGLGLSIVQALVRMMDGKITIESELGQGALFRIELPRQVSSVLDREIAKKNLDLSSRRLMSHQKGEY; from the coding sequence ATGGATGAGAAGTTAAAGATTCTAATTATTGAAGATGACGAAATCGCTAGGACGAAAATACTTCGTGCTTTCAATAACTATGGTCTTGAACAAAAACAATTAGAAATAGTTGCAAGTCATAAAGGTATAGATACTTTTGAGGATAATTATTTTGACTTTGTATTTTTAGGTAATTGTGGCTCTCATGCTCAAGCTATAGATTTATTAAAAGAACTAACCAACTTCAAAAAGTTGGTTCCTATTATAGCTATTGTCGAAAATAACGATGAACTCAGTGCAAAACAATTTATAGAAGCTGGGGCTATTGATTATCTTAAAAAATCGTCATTCTCTAAAGAAATTTTAGAATCTGCACTGCGTAATGCTCTACGAATCTACGGAATTCAAGCTCAGCTAAATCGGCTCCATCAGCAGCTAGAACAAAACAACAAATTAATTCTCAATCAAAAGCAACAAATTGAGCAACAACAACAACAAATTGCAATACAAAAAATTAAATTAACCGAAGTATTTGAATTAAAATCGCAATTTTTGGCAACTATATCTCACGAATTGCGGACTCCGATGAATGCAATAATTGGGTTTTCTCAGTTATTATTGCGTCCAAAGTGCGGCATAATCTCAAAACCACAAAAAGATATGGTAGAACGTATTCTTAATAACGGCAAAAATTTATTGATGCTGTTGAATGAAGTTTTAGATTATTCCAAGCTACAAGCAGAAAAGTTAGAATTAAAACCAGAAAGATTCGATTTAGCAAAACTGGTGAAAGTTACCGTTGCGGATATGCATTCTTTCGCAGAAGCAAAAAAACTTTCTGTGAATGTCGATATCAGTTTAGAAAATCCGACTTTATATAATGATTCGCTGCGGGTGCGACAGATTCTAAACAAGTTACTTTCTAATGCAATTAAATTTACGCCAAATGGCTGCGTAGAAATTAAAGTTACAGATATTTCCGACAACAATATTGAATTAGTAGTTGCAGATACGGGAATTGGTATAGCTCCTGAGAATATACAGCATATCTTTGAACCTTTCAAGCAACTCGATCAAAGTACTAATCGTAAATTTGAAGGTACGGGTTTGGGTTTATCCATAGTCCAAGCATTAGTAAGGATGATGGACGGTAAGATTACAATTGAAAGTGAATTAGGACAAGGTGCATTGTTTCGTATAGAATTACCACGGCAAGTATCATCTGTTTTAGATCGAGAAATTGCTAAAAAAAATCTTGATTTATCTTCAAGAAGGCTTATGAGTCATCAAAAAGGAGAGTATTAA
- a CDS encoding response regulator transcription factor has product MSEISIVLIEDHDLTRMGIKAALQANSELQVIGEAANGTRGLKMLESMKPDVALVDIGLPDIDGIELTRKFREYQSSVNDTSTKILVLTMNHTDDTVLAAFAAGADSYYMKDTSIDKLTEAIHSTYSGNSWIDPAIANIVLQQIRQEISDEQISAQAKTVKIEALSSEYEQVLETYPLTQRELEILELIVAGKSNGEIAEQLYITVGTVKTHVRNILNKLCADDRTQAAVRALRSGLVT; this is encoded by the coding sequence ATGAGTGAAATTAGTATTGTTTTAATTGAAGACCATGATTTAACTCGAATGGGTATAAAAGCTGCCCTACAGGCAAATAGCGAATTGCAAGTTATAGGAGAAGCTGCTAATGGTACGAGAGGGCTAAAAATGTTAGAAAGCATGAAGCCAGATGTAGCGCTTGTAGACATTGGCTTACCAGATATTGATGGTATTGAGCTTACTCGTAAGTTTAGAGAATATCAAAGTAGCGTAAATGATACTTCTACAAAAATTCTGGTTTTAACCATGAATCATACGGATGATACCGTACTTGCTGCTTTTGCAGCAGGGGCTGATTCATATTATATGAAGGATACAAGCATTGATAAGTTGACTGAAGCTATTCACTCAACTTATTCCGGCAATTCTTGGATAGATCCAGCGATCGCTAATATAGTATTGCAGCAGATAAGGCAGGAAATCTCGGACGAACAAATATCTGCTCAAGCAAAGACAGTCAAAATTGAAGCACTTTCTAGCGAGTACGAGCAAGTTTTAGAAACCTATCCCTTAACTCAAAGAGAATTAGAAATACTTGAATTAATCGTAGCGGGAAAAAGCAATGGCGAAATTGCCGAGCAGTTGTATATCACAGTTGGTACGGTAAAGACTCACGTTCGTAATATTCTTAACAAGCTTTGTGCTGACGATCGCACGCAAGCAGCAGTTAGAGCATTGCGTTCGGGATTAGTAACATAA
- a CDS encoding zinc-binding dehydrogenase, with the protein MIAALLYGKEDLRLETVADPTPVDGEVVIKVGAATTCGTDLKVWLRGGHAKMLKPPTLFGHEAAGEIVSVGKGVTNWKIGDRVVANNSAPCMNCFFCKRQEYSLCPNLTWNNGTFAQYLKIPAPIVKHNLLKIADNLPLELAAMTEPLACVLHGVARSNVKPGDTVVVLGDGAIGLMFVAKLAGDCSAQVLLFGGNEQRLKIAEKLGAAKTFNYHQVADISATVKEFTQDFGADVVIEATGVPSAWETAITCARPGGTVNLFGGCPRDSTITVNTEQLHYSELTLKGVFHNTPEYVKQALSLISSRKIPFELLITQNRHLKDLEQVFNDMRQRKVVKVAISS; encoded by the coding sequence GTGATAGCTGCGTTGCTTTACGGTAAAGAAGATTTACGTTTGGAAACGGTTGCAGATCCGACTCCTGTTGATGGTGAAGTTGTAATTAAGGTAGGTGCTGCGACTACCTGCGGTACGGATTTAAAAGTATGGTTACGCGGTGGTCATGCGAAAATGCTTAAGCCACCAACACTTTTTGGACATGAAGCTGCGGGGGAAATTGTGTCGGTAGGGAAAGGTGTTACTAATTGGAAAATAGGCGATCGCGTTGTTGCCAATAATTCCGCACCTTGCATGAATTGTTTCTTCTGCAAGCGCCAAGAATATTCCTTGTGTCCGAATTTAACTTGGAATAACGGCACTTTTGCTCAATATTTAAAAATCCCCGCGCCGATAGTAAAACATAATCTGTTAAAAATTGCCGATAATTTACCTTTAGAATTAGCAGCTATGACTGAACCTTTAGCTTGCGTTTTACATGGGGTAGCGCGTTCTAATGTCAAACCTGGAGATACAGTAGTAGTTCTCGGAGATGGAGCAATAGGTTTGATGTTTGTAGCAAAGTTAGCTGGCGATTGCTCCGCCCAAGTATTGTTATTTGGTGGTAACGAGCAAAGGTTGAAAATTGCAGAAAAGCTAGGCGCTGCAAAGACTTTTAATTATCATCAGGTAGCTGATATCTCTGCAACAGTAAAAGAATTTACGCAAGATTTTGGTGCAGACGTAGTTATAGAAGCGACAGGTGTTCCTAGCGCATGGGAAACAGCAATTACCTGCGCTCGTCCTGGTGGTACAGTTAACTTATTTGGTGGATGTCCGCGCGATTCAACAATTACAGTAAATACGGAGCAGCTGCATTACAGCGAACTAACTTTAAAAGGAGTTTTTCATAACACCCCTGAATATGTTAAACAAGCATTATCTTTAATTTCTAGTCGCAAAATACCTTTTGAGTTACTCATCACCCAAAACCGTCACCTAAAAGATTTGGAACAAGTATTTAACGATATGCGCCAGCGGAAAGTAGTTAAAGTTGCGATTAGCAGTTAG
- a CDS encoding glycosyltransferase family 4 protein, with the protein MRIAQVAPLRERVPPPSYGGIELVVSHLTDELVRRGHEVTLFASGDSLTEAKLEAVCDRALRLDPNVINYDAYELLELSQVYQRAAEFDVIHSHLGVLTLASAGLVTTPTVHTLHHSFNPDTAKIYTHHYKQPYISISNAQRKIDLNYIGTVYNGIDENNYPFVVEPENPPYLAFLGRFSPQKGPHHAISIAKQTGWHLKMAGKVDDLDRKFFEQEVAPYIDGKQIQYLGEVSHNEKAELLGRASVTLFPITWEEPFGLVMIESMATGTPVIATNMGSVPEVVKHGVSGFICQSHEDMASLIPQALQLSRYSCRKYVEDTFTIGKMVDGYEAIYRKIIENRIQKNGFIHSTKIKC; encoded by the coding sequence ATGAGAATCGCTCAAGTAGCCCCTTTAAGGGAAAGAGTTCCGCCTCCTTCTTATGGAGGAATAGAGTTAGTAGTAAGTCATTTAACCGATGAATTAGTTCGTCGGGGTCATGAAGTAACTTTATTTGCTTCTGGTGACTCACTTACTGAGGCTAAGTTGGAAGCTGTTTGCGATCGCGCTTTGCGTTTAGATCCAAATGTTATCAATTATGATGCCTACGAACTGCTCGAACTAAGCCAAGTTTATCAAAGAGCAGCGGAATTTGATGTAATTCATTCCCATTTAGGTGTTTTAACTTTGGCTTCAGCAGGGTTGGTGACAACACCGACAGTACATACTCTGCACCATAGCTTCAATCCTGATACTGCTAAGATATACACCCATCACTATAAACAGCCATACATCAGTATCAGCAATGCCCAACGTAAGATAGACCTCAATTACATTGGAACCGTTTATAACGGCATTGATGAAAACAATTATCCATTTGTTGTTGAGCCTGAAAATCCACCCTATTTAGCATTTTTAGGAAGATTTTCTCCACAGAAAGGTCCTCACCATGCTATTTCGATTGCCAAGCAGACAGGTTGGCACTTAAAGATGGCAGGTAAGGTTGATGACCTTGATAGAAAATTCTTTGAGCAAGAAGTAGCCCCTTATATTGATGGCAAGCAAATTCAATATCTCGGCGAAGTCTCTCATAATGAAAAAGCTGAGTTACTTGGAAGAGCTAGTGTAACCCTATTCCCAATTACCTGGGAAGAACCTTTTGGTTTAGTAATGATTGAGTCAATGGCTACAGGTACACCAGTGATTGCAACTAACATGGGTTCGGTTCCTGAAGTTGTCAAGCATGGTGTAAGTGGTTTTATCTGTCAAAGTCATGAAGACATGGCATCATTAATTCCTCAAGCTTTGCAACTCAGTCGTTATAGCTGCCGTAAGTATGTAGAAGATACATTTACTATCGGCAAAATGGTAGATGGGTACGAAGCGATTTACAGAAAAATCATTGAAAATCGCATTCAAAAAAACGGTTTCATTCATTCGACAAAAATCAAATGTTGA
- a CDS encoding polysaccharide biosynthesis tyrosine autokinase, whose translation MESQESSLSLDKYWQVLKRRWVPGIAAFFPVFLLSLLSSSLKKPTYIAEGKLLFQRTDTTSSLTGLGTEIGKLESVGQDSKSSPLQTEAEVIRSVPVVKKTIKELDLRGEDGRILEYGDFLEKLTVNDIAKTDILQVSYKDNQPQQAAKVVNTLMAAYLEHNVSSRRKAATSAREFIEKQLPQAEAIVSKAEAELARFKEKNKVYALQEEASKSIEVLSNLQGQIGEIKTKLADISARSQQIRNQLDINSQQALNMNSLNQAAGVQDILKEVQQVESQLTARRTVLKNTHPEIIALESKFNALKSLLQNRIRQTVGVDAQQLDGRLQEGELKQRLAGELVDLESTSVGLTNQLAVLSELQTSYKQRLENLPKLELQQRELDRKVEAAQSTYSLLLKKLQETSIAENQNIGNASRVSEALVPQEPVSSPLINYLSASLLGMLVSLATMYLLESQDKSIKTIEEAKELTGLTLLGVIPDFSKPKKSLLSKQDLEPAYPTLMVRDAPRSPISEAFRMLRANLKFMSADKELKVIVVTSSVPQEGKSTVAANLATSMAQMERRVLLIDGDLHRPSQHHIWELPNAQGLSNVIVGQVEVMAAIKKGMDNLDVMTCGAVPPSPASLLDSKRMASLVESFRSYYDYVIIDAPSLNLAADAATLGQMADGVLLVVRPGVVDSVNAAFACEMLEKSGQNVLGQVVNGVVPKNERHINYYYSQEYPEENMTTIETVKI comes from the coding sequence ATGGAATCTCAAGAATCTAGCTTATCACTTGATAAGTATTGGCAAGTCCTTAAACGTCGCTGGGTACCAGGTATAGCGGCGTTTTTCCCAGTTTTTCTGCTTTCATTATTATCTTCTTCTTTAAAAAAACCTACCTATATAGCCGAAGGCAAATTACTATTTCAAAGGACTGATACTACTTCTTCTCTGACAGGTTTAGGAACCGAAATTGGTAAATTAGAATCAGTAGGTCAGGATAGTAAATCTAGTCCCTTACAAACGGAAGCTGAGGTAATACGTTCGGTTCCGGTGGTAAAGAAGACTATCAAAGAATTGGATCTTCGGGGTGAAGATGGAAGAATCCTAGAATATGGAGATTTTCTGGAAAAACTAACAGTAAATGATATCGCAAAGACGGACATTTTGCAAGTTAGCTATAAAGATAACCAACCTCAACAGGCAGCAAAAGTTGTAAATACTTTAATGGCAGCTTATTTAGAACACAACGTGTCTTCTCGTAGGAAAGCCGCCACGTCTGCTAGAGAGTTTATAGAAAAGCAACTTCCTCAAGCAGAAGCAATTGTAAGTAAAGCAGAAGCCGAGCTAGCTCGCTTTAAAGAAAAGAATAAAGTATATGCTCTACAAGAAGAAGCAAGTAAATCAATAGAAGTATTAAGTAATTTACAAGGGCAAATTGGCGAGATAAAAACTAAATTAGCTGATATTAGCGCTCGGAGTCAACAAATTCGCAATCAATTAGATATCAATTCCCAGCAAGCCTTGAACATGAATTCTTTGAATCAAGCTGCTGGCGTGCAAGATATCCTTAAAGAAGTGCAGCAAGTAGAGTCCCAGCTAACAGCAAGACGTACAGTCCTTAAGAATACTCACCCAGAAATCATAGCTTTAGAAAGTAAATTTAATGCTTTAAAAAGCTTGTTGCAGAATCGAATCCGTCAAACGGTGGGAGTTGATGCACAACAGCTAGATGGCAGATTGCAAGAAGGAGAATTAAAACAACGACTTGCTGGAGAATTAGTCGATTTAGAATCGACTTCTGTAGGTTTAACAAATCAACTTGCAGTTTTATCAGAATTACAAACATCTTATAAACAAAGACTAGAAAATCTGCCAAAACTAGAACTGCAGCAGCGCGAGTTGGATCGTAAAGTAGAAGCAGCACAATCAACTTATTCCCTATTGTTGAAAAAGTTACAAGAAACCAGCATTGCAGAAAATCAAAACATTGGTAACGCTAGCAGAGTTTCTGAAGCTTTAGTTCCTCAAGAACCCGTTTCTTCTCCATTAATTAATTATTTATCAGCCAGTTTGCTGGGAATGTTGGTTTCTCTGGCAACAATGTATCTTTTGGAATCGCAAGATAAATCTATTAAGACTATAGAAGAAGCCAAAGAATTAACGGGATTGACTTTATTAGGAGTAATACCCGATTTTAGCAAGCCTAAGAAATCTCTTTTGAGCAAACAGGATTTAGAACCTGCATATCCGACATTAATGGTTCGCGATGCTCCTCGTTCCCCGATCAGCGAAGCTTTCCGAATGCTGCGAGCAAACTTAAAGTTCATGAGTGCGGACAAAGAATTAAAAGTAATTGTTGTTACTAGTTCCGTACCTCAAGAAGGTAAATCGACTGTAGCCGCCAACTTAGCGACTTCAATGGCGCAAATGGAACGCAGAGTATTATTAATCGATGGAGATTTGCACCGTCCATCCCAGCATCATATATGGGAGCTTCCCAACGCACAGGGTTTAAGCAACGTGATTGTGGGGCAGGTTGAAGTGATGGCAGCTATTAAGAAAGGCATGGATAACTTAGATGTGATGACTTGCGGCGCGGTACCTCCTTCTCCTGCATCTCTATTAGATTCTAAGCGCATGGCTTCATTAGTTGAAAGCTTTAGATCCTATTACGATTATGTAATTATTGATGCTCCTTCATTGAACTTGGCAGCAGACGCAGCAACTTTAGGTCAAATGGCTGATGGCGTGCTGTTGGTGGTACGTCCAGGTGTGGTTGATTCTGTTAACGCTGCCTTTGCTTGCGAGATGCTAGAAAAATCTGGTCAGAATGTATTAGGGCAAGTAGTTAATGGAGTTGTACCCAAGAACGAGCGTCATATTAATTACTACTATAGTCAAGAGTATCCGGAAGAGAACATGACTACGATTGAAACAGTAAAAATATAG
- a CDS encoding DegT/DnrJ/EryC1/StrS aminotransferase family protein, with amino-acid sequence MTKQILLSTPHMGEQELNFVKEAFDTNWIAPVGPHVDAFEDEFCQLTGAGYAAAVSSGTAAIHLALRLLNVGQGDEIFCSTLTFIASANPIIYQGAKPVFIDSDRTSWNMNPELLREALEKRAKIGKLPKAVILVHLYGQCADIDPILEVCQKYDVPLIEDAAEALGANYKGRAPGTFGTIGIYSFNGNKIITTSGGGMLVSDDEKLVKKARFLATQARDTAPHYQHSQIGFNYRLSNVLAGIGRGQLQVLSERVQARRRNFEVYEKALSNLPGIEFMPEAEFGYSTRWLTCLTINPQAFGADRERLRLALAENRIESRPVWKPLHMQPVFAECESVGGEVAAYLFERGLCLPSGSNLTDQDKTRVIEGVKAVHENKKVSQDSLSMV; translated from the coding sequence ATGACAAAACAAATTCTACTTTCCACACCCCATATGGGGGAGCAAGAATTAAATTTCGTTAAAGAGGCTTTTGACACTAACTGGATAGCGCCTGTTGGTCCCCATGTAGACGCTTTTGAAGATGAATTTTGTCAACTTACGGGTGCAGGTTATGCAGCGGCTGTGAGTTCCGGAACAGCTGCAATTCATTTGGCTTTGCGGTTGCTTAACGTCGGGCAAGGAGACGAAATTTTTTGCTCGACTTTAACATTTATTGCTAGTGCTAATCCCATTATCTATCAAGGAGCCAAGCCTGTTTTCATTGATAGCGATCGCACTTCTTGGAACATGAATCCCGAATTATTAAGGGAAGCTTTGGAAAAGCGTGCCAAAATTGGTAAGTTACCCAAAGCTGTAATATTGGTACATCTTTACGGACAGTGTGCCGATATTGACCCGATTCTAGAAGTTTGTCAAAAGTATGATGTCCCTTTAATTGAAGATGCGGCAGAAGCTTTAGGAGCTAATTATAAAGGTCGCGCTCCCGGAACATTTGGCACTATCGGAATTTACTCATTTAACGGTAATAAAATAATTACAACTTCCGGTGGTGGAATGTTAGTTTCAGATGACGAAAAACTAGTCAAGAAAGCCCGTTTCCTTGCGACTCAGGCTAGAGATACTGCTCCTCACTATCAACATTCCCAGATTGGTTTTAACTATCGCTTGAGTAACGTTTTAGCTGGCATTGGTAGAGGTCAGTTGCAAGTTTTAAGCGAGCGCGTACAAGCGAGAAGACGTAACTTTGAAGTTTACGAGAAAGCTTTGAGTAATCTTCCTGGAATTGAATTTATGCCAGAAGCTGAATTTGGTTACTCAACTCGATGGCTAACCTGCTTGACAATTAATCCGCAAGCTTTCGGAGCAGATAGAGAGCGATTGCGTCTTGCACTTGCAGAAAACAGAATTGAATCTCGTCCGGTGTGGAAACCATTGCACATGCAGCCGGTATTTGCCGAATGCGAAAGTGTTGGTGGTGAGGTAGCCGCATATTTATTTGAGCGGGGATTATGCTTACCTTCCGGCTCTAATCTCACGGATCAAGATAAGACAAGAGTGATTGAAGGAGTTAAGGCAGTTCATGAAAACAAGAAAGTGTCTCAAGATAGTTTGTCTATGGTATAA
- a CDS encoding peptidoglycan bridge formation glycyltransferase FemA/FemB family protein, producing the protein MNTQIIDLSNPLWLEALDKIKHDVYQLPNYISLEASRNKQIPEAILITDGDKIFFAPYLISKCDNVVPQGLIAEEIYDIKSPYGYPGILLSEAAANTPDFARAAMSEFKHVLASKGVCSAFFRMHPILNENLNEIFEPGLFTDNGETVSVDLRIPESQLWSHTRKGHKSTINKCKRLGMEAKFVPIDEYLDEFTAIYQETMGRVEAADRYYSFDFTYYQEMRTALGDKLHLCIVEYENEVACAGLYTEVCGIVQSTLGGTKDKFVDLSPSSLETDCARYWAHQRGNQYLHLGGGVGASKDPVYNFKAGFSKLRHNFYTLRLIVDEQKYRYLVEMKAKSLNVPVDNLLDSKFFPAYRSPQAPLK; encoded by the coding sequence ATGAATACCCAAATCATCGATTTATCCAATCCCTTGTGGTTGGAAGCTTTAGATAAAATAAAACATGACGTTTATCAATTACCAAACTATATATCTTTAGAAGCCAGTCGGAATAAACAGATACCGGAAGCCATTTTAATTACTGACGGAGATAAAATATTTTTTGCTCCTTATCTAATATCAAAATGCGATAACGTAGTTCCACAAGGATTGATTGCAGAAGAAATATACGATATCAAATCTCCCTACGGATATCCAGGAATTCTACTCAGCGAAGCAGCCGCAAATACACCTGATTTCGCAAGAGCCGCTATGTCTGAATTTAAACATGTGTTGGCTAGCAAGGGAGTTTGTTCGGCATTTTTTAGGATGCATCCGATACTTAATGAAAACTTGAACGAAATTTTTGAACCGGGATTATTTACCGATAATGGTGAAACTGTTTCCGTCGATTTAAGAATTCCCGAATCTCAATTATGGTCTCATACCAGAAAAGGTCATAAAAGCACAATTAATAAGTGCAAGCGTTTGGGAATGGAAGCAAAATTCGTTCCTATTGATGAATATTTAGATGAGTTTACTGCTATCTATCAGGAAACGATGGGAAGGGTAGAAGCAGCAGATAGATATTATTCCTTTGATTTCACATACTATCAAGAGATGCGAACAGCTTTGGGTGACAAGCTGCATCTTTGTATTGTTGAATATGAAAACGAAGTAGCTTGTGCAGGATTATACACGGAAGTCTGCGGTATAGTGCAAAGCACCCTAGGTGGTACTAAAGACAAATTCGTCGATTTGTCTCCAAGTAGTTTAGAAACAGATTGTGCTAGATATTGGGCGCATCAGCGTGGAAATCAATATCTACACTTGGGTGGGGGAGTTGGGGCTTCAAAAGACCCAGTTTATAACTTTAAAGCCGGATTTTCTAAATTAAGGCATAATTTTTATACCCTAAGACTGATAGTCGATGAGCAGAAATATCGCTATCTTGTGGAAATGAAAGCGAAGTCTTTAAACGTTCCTGTAGACAATCTGCTTGACTCTAAATTTTTTCCCGCATATCGCTCTCCTCAAGCACCATTAAAATGA
- a CDS encoding phytanoyl-CoA dioxygenase family protein has product METLTKGLSQEQLELLPTEEDIAFYEEHGWFISKKIVPEEVLDRAFIGAQKFYRGERDATIPYATGYSDWKPGDGDAVRNNQHVSYRKKELRKLLQPIIGAIAAKLARSRGTRLFEDTLVYKAPIKNNQSGGVVGWHSDYSYSSICTSNNMLSAWIPFHDIDEKRAPLVMIDGSHKWKGNEHMRTFNNQNLKDIENSFFEPGKKVVEVPMILEKGQVSFHHCLTIHGSYPNRSDELRMAFALYLQDYDNRYQVYTNQGKQVHHFLDRMCRKLPSGNPDYNDPAIFPTLWCE; this is encoded by the coding sequence ATGGAAACTTTAACTAAAGGGCTGTCTCAAGAACAGTTAGAATTATTGCCAACAGAAGAAGACATTGCGTTTTACGAAGAACACGGTTGGTTTATATCAAAAAAAATCGTTCCTGAAGAAGTTCTTGATCGGGCATTCATAGGTGCCCAAAAGTTCTATCGTGGAGAAAGAGACGCAACTATTCCTTACGCAACTGGTTACAGCGATTGGAAACCTGGAGATGGTGATGCAGTTAGGAATAATCAACACGTTTCTTATCGCAAAAAAGAATTGCGTAAATTACTTCAACCGATTATTGGAGCTATAGCAGCAAAGTTGGCTAGAAGCAGAGGAACCAGATTATTTGAAGATACCTTAGTTTATAAGGCTCCGATTAAAAATAATCAATCGGGTGGTGTAGTCGGATGGCATAGCGATTATTCCTACTCTTCTATATGCACCTCTAACAATATGCTTTCGGCTTGGATTCCTTTCCATGATATTGATGAAAAAAGAGCGCCATTGGTAATGATAGATGGTAGCCATAAATGGAAAGGCAATGAGCATATGCGTACCTTTAACAATCAAAATTTAAAAGATATAGAAAATTCATTTTTTGAACCTGGGAAAAAAGTTGTTGAAGTACCAATGATCTTAGAAAAAGGTCAGGTTAGCTTTCATCATTGTTTGACTATTCATGGTAGCTATCCCAACCGCAGCGATGAACTTCGCATGGCATTTGCTTTGTACTTACAAGACTACGATAACCGCTATCAAGTATACACAAATCAAGGTAAACAAGTTCATCATTTTCTAGATCGAATGTGCCGAAAATTACCAAGTGGTAATCCCGATTATAATGACCCAGCAATATTTCCTACCTTATGGTGTGAATAA